In the genome of Candidatus Methylomirabilis lanthanidiphila, one region contains:
- a CDS encoding Cupin domain protein, which produces MRTHNLFTDAEPPHEGERVDTLLSHKNLVVERIVSSSAITPREYVQPQDEWVVLVKGEAVLQVAGQSIALKPGDHLFLPAGVPHTVERTSHGAMWLAVHLYPAQAAASDVTFHPDTPGAYGHR; this is translated from the coding sequence ATGCGAACTCACAACCTCTTCACCGATGCAGAGCCTCCTCATGAAGGAGAGCGCGTCGATACGCTCCTCAGCCACAAGAACCTTGTTGTGGAGCGAATCGTCAGTTCTTCAGCCATCACTCCTCGTGAGTACGTCCAGCCTCAGGATGAATGGGTTGTCCTCGTCAAAGGCGAAGCCGTCCTTCAAGTCGCCGGACAGTCCATTGCACTTAAACCTGGCGATCATCTGTTCTTACCGGCGGGCGTGCCTCACACCGTGGAGCGCACCTCACACGGTGCAATGTGGCTGGCCGTTCATCTCTATCCAGCGCAGGCGGCAGCATCCGACGTGACGTTCCACCCGGACACTCCAGGCGCATATGGCCACAGGTAA
- the cyaA gene encoding Adenylate cyclase 1, translated as MTTSFTTSSQLLLRFTPAEKIFTSKTAREGECKQVTVLFADLKDSMELLADRDPEEARTILDPVLERMMEAVHRYEGTVNQVMGDGIMALFGAPLAYEDHAIRACYAALRMLAETPLTVSDVARGLFVEH; from the coding sequence ATGACTACATCTTTCACAACATCATCGCAATTGCTGTTGCGCTTCACCCCCGCCGAGAAGATCTTTACCTCGAAGACGGCCCGTGAAGGCGAATGCAAGCAAGTCACCGTGCTTTTTGCCGACCTGAAGGACTCGATGGAGTTGTTAGCGGATCGCGACCCCGAGGAGGCGCGAACGATTCTCGATCCCGTACTTGAACGGATGATGGAGGCCGTGCATCGCTACGAGGGCACTGTCAACCAGGTAATGGGCGACGGGATTATGGCGCTCTTCGGCGCCCCGCTGGCCTACGAGGATCATGCAATCCGGGCCTGCTACGCCGCGCTGCGCATGCTGGCTGAGACGCCGCTGACGGTATCAGACGTCGCCAGAGGGCTTTTCGTTGAGCATTAA